In Desulfovibrio sp., the following are encoded in one genomic region:
- a CDS encoding IS3 family transposase — MSGKAWVNHKRIERIWRQHGLKVTQKQPKHSRI; from the coding sequence TTGAGCGGGAAGGCTTGGGTGAACCACAAACGCATAGAGCGCATCTGGCGTCAGCACGGGCTGAAGGTTACGCAGAAGCAGCCAAAGCACAGTCGGATTTAG
- a CDS encoding phage portal protein — protein MSGEESVYSQQKLGLGHVIEDAEYLVQEVWDRDFPVLPLRFELIEEDQMDDYVDGQLQNVNTARRGVEFTPWGQMVAYQILPYHPGDNAL, from the coding sequence ATCAGCGGCGAGGAGTCGGTTTATTCACAGCAGAAGCTCGGATTAGGCCACGTTATCGAAGACGCCGAGTATCTGGTCCAAGAAGTCTGGGACCGTGACTTCCCCGTCCTGCCCCTGCGCTTTGAACTCATCGAGGAGGACCAGATGGACGACTATGTGGACGGACAGCTGCAAAACGTGAACACGGCCCGGCGCGGTGTGGAGTTCACCCCCTGGGGCCAGATGGTGGCCTACCAAATCCTTCCCTACCATCCAGGAGACAACGCGCTCTAA